A window of Halalkalibacillus sediminis contains these coding sequences:
- a CDS encoding Mu transposase C-terminal domain-containing protein, which yields MDLLVNEIIRDKTNEINYRVLWIDSNNTIGYVIDIDAKNALPRKIIVAEIIQGIITGDNSKIREDEHAKKHIYRNPSQKDIEKKDKAWEVISDIISLEPDIYSRNKRGKYIDRVIQKHGTTKVTVYKYLRKYWQRGKTKECLLPDYDNVGRNTPKENRKGGRPNSKGYRTRNIDEQTQEIFKRAYKKYYLNHKKNSLSYAYKMMIREFYAIDIYFKDGREHVILNDEEELPSINQFRYWYRNLISPDEGIKKREGFKAFERDSRALLGSSTYEVFGPGSKYQIDATPCNVYLVSRYNQEWIIGRPVLYLVIDVYSRMIVGMYVGLEGPSWIGMMMALYNTASNKQEFCGKYGITITKEDWPSQGLPETIVGDRGELEGLNINQAINGLNISIELNPAYRPDWKGIVEKLLDKSQSNLKPFLPGYVDTTYRERGMRDYRVDAALTIEKYTEIIIHFILHHNKNLYMANYTRDNEMIRDEVKPTPLNVWSWGIKNRTGKLKEVDEDILKFYLLPTHTASVTAKGIKFKKLLYNCASALKHSWFSKARQDGTWKVKISYDPRNLDQIFIHKDDPKYPFEVCSLLEHQESYKSRTYEEILQLFDNEKVNYSNSKFDILQNEVNFMETIESIVREAEQKKNESEKYAPVKSNSEKTKGIRRNRKMDKLMTRQDEYFKLSQENELSSEPPKQNESKSNVVKLNNKQPSVKDLYMKKRMKRKNEE from the coding sequence ATGGATTTATTAGTTAATGAAATTATAAGGGATAAAACAAATGAGATAAACTATAGAGTTCTTTGGATAGATAGCAATAATACTATTGGTTATGTAATTGATATAGATGCAAAAAATGCTCTACCTAGAAAGATTATAGTGGCTGAAATAATTCAAGGTATAATAACGGGTGATAATAGTAAGATTAGAGAAGATGAACATGCTAAAAAGCACATTTATAGAAACCCTTCTCAGAAAGATATAGAGAAGAAGGACAAAGCTTGGGAGGTTATTTCAGACATTATCTCTTTGGAACCAGACATATATTCAAGGAATAAAAGAGGTAAATATATAGATAGGGTTATTCAAAAACACGGAACAACCAAGGTAACTGTCTATAAATATTTAAGGAAATATTGGCAAAGGGGCAAAACCAAGGAGTGTTTACTACCTGACTATGACAATGTAGGTAGAAATACGCCTAAAGAGAATAGAAAAGGTGGTCGTCCTAATTCCAAAGGTTACAGAACCCGTAATATTGATGAACAAACCCAAGAGATATTCAAGAGAGCGTATAAAAAGTATTATTTGAACCACAAAAAGAATAGTTTATCGTACGCATATAAAATGATGATTAGAGAGTTTTATGCAATAGATATATATTTTAAAGATGGTCGTGAACATGTCATTTTAAACGACGAAGAAGAGCTGCCATCAATAAATCAGTTTCGTTATTGGTACCGTAATTTGATCTCACCAGATGAAGGTATTAAAAAGCGTGAAGGGTTCAAAGCATTTGAAAGAGATTCAAGAGCTTTGTTGGGATCTTCTACTTACGAAGTGTTTGGTCCTGGGTCTAAGTACCAAATAGATGCAACACCCTGTAATGTTTACCTAGTTTCTAGATACAATCAGGAATGGATTATTGGTCGGCCAGTTTTATATTTAGTAATAGATGTTTATAGTCGAATGATAGTAGGCATGTACGTTGGATTAGAGGGGCCATCCTGGATTGGTATGATGATGGCATTATATAATACAGCTTCAAATAAACAAGAATTTTGCGGAAAGTATGGAATCACTATAACCAAAGAGGACTGGCCCTCTCAAGGGTTACCAGAAACAATTGTGGGCGATAGAGGAGAGTTAGAAGGTCTAAATATAAATCAAGCAATTAATGGATTAAACATTAGTATTGAACTAAATCCAGCATATAGACCAGATTGGAAAGGGATTGTAGAAAAGCTACTTGATAAATCTCAATCGAATTTAAAGCCATTTTTACCGGGGTATGTTGATACGACTTATAGGGAAAGAGGCATGAGAGATTATAGAGTTGACGCAGCATTAACCATTGAAAAATACACAGAAATCATTATTCATTTTATTCTGCATCACAACAAGAATTTATATATGGCTAATTATACTAGAGATAATGAGATGATTCGTGATGAAGTTAAGCCTACACCACTAAATGTTTGGAGTTGGGGAATAAAGAATCGAACCGGTAAGTTAAAAGAAGTAGATGAAGATATATTAAAATTTTATTTGTTACCAACTCATACAGCTTCTGTGACAGCAAAAGGTATAAAATTTAAAAAGCTGTTATATAATTGTGCTTCAGCATTAAAACACTCTTGGTTTTCAAAGGCAAGACAAGATGGGACCTGGAAAGTTAAAATCTCTTATGATCCAAGAAACTTAGATCAAATTTTTATTCATAAAGATGACCCCAAATATCCATTTGAAGTTTGTAGCTTATTGGAGCATCAAGAAAGTTATAAAAGTAGAACATATGAAGAGATCCTTCAGCTTTTTGATAATGAAAAAGTCAATTACTCAAATTCAAAATTTGATATTTTACAAAACGAGGTAAATTTTATGGAGACTATAGAATCCATTGTACGAGAAGCAGAACAAAAGAAGAACGAATCAGAAAAGTATGCGCCTGTAAAATCGAATTCAGAAAAAACAAAAGGGATTCGAAGAAATAGAAAAATGGACAAATTGATGACTAGACAAGATGAATATTTTAAATTAAGTCAAGAAAATGAATTAAGTTCTGAACCTCCAAAACAGAATGAAAGTAAAAGCAATGTTGTTAAGTTGAATAATAAGCAACCTTCAGTAAAAGATCTGTATATGAAAAAAAGGATGAAACGAAAAAATGAGGAATAA
- a CDS encoding ATP-binding protein — MRNNEDNFIRFNNGKMGIKATYLKQNLTEYQGNPFIEALPPILSIEEAYELLSYYPPYDNEERNLPVHQRLHAILRLKRVFEPLERTLELEKTFSKIIRHSYINRNPLEKEHIEILSELYSKLSTGSQDLTLNRDLRPASLSFSIIGYPGVGKSSSIEMILALYPQVIVHREGLNVIQIVWIKLNCPHDGSLKTLCMSFFQKIDELIGSDYLYKFGHKRNSISSMIIHMGHLAKLHGISVIVIDEIQHLLTSKGDVPEQMMNFFVTIVNEIGISVVIVGTMKAKGLLQKDFRQARRSADVGNIVWQQMNRDENWDVFMMSLWEYQWTKNVTPLTEDFSKILYEESQGIKDIAIKIYMIAQTNAIVTGLETITEPLIRSIINNELSIVKPMIDALKKGDINRLLLYDDLNPFDVENYINEQIEYENIKEKMRSKAIDEQKKVQNENRSISAKVIMSLVNLGIEPEIAEQTTESIIKKKKNYKETELMQVVLSQVEKKKEETREPTNKDKKGLECRLKSVIENGRNQKQTAYESLLEKGYIASPSEDFL; from the coding sequence ATGAGGAATAACGAAGATAATTTTATAAGGTTTAATAATGGGAAAATGGGGATAAAAGCTACGTATTTAAAACAGAACTTAACTGAATATCAAGGAAACCCCTTTATTGAGGCCCTCCCCCCTATTCTGTCTATTGAAGAAGCTTATGAGTTATTAAGTTATTATCCCCCTTATGATAATGAAGAGCGGAATTTACCCGTTCATCAGAGACTTCATGCGATCTTGCGCTTAAAAAGAGTATTTGAACCGCTTGAAAGAACTTTAGAATTGGAAAAGACATTCTCCAAGATAATTAGGCATAGTTATATTAATCGAAATCCTTTAGAAAAAGAACACATTGAAATTCTTAGTGAACTCTATAGTAAATTATCAACCGGATCCCAAGACTTAACATTGAATAGAGACCTCCGTCCAGCTTCGTTAAGTTTTTCTATTATTGGTTATCCCGGAGTTGGGAAATCTTCTTCAATTGAAATGATATTGGCGCTTTACCCACAGGTTATTGTTCATCGTGAGGGCCTTAATGTTATTCAAATAGTATGGATAAAATTAAACTGTCCTCATGATGGATCATTAAAAACCTTATGTATGTCATTCTTTCAGAAGATTGATGAATTAATTGGCTCTGATTATTTATATAAGTTTGGTCACAAGAGAAACTCTATTAGTTCAATGATAATACATATGGGTCATTTAGCGAAGCTGCACGGGATAAGTGTTATCGTAATAGATGAAATTCAGCATTTACTCACCTCTAAAGGTGACGTTCCTGAGCAAATGATGAATTTCTTTGTGACTATAGTTAATGAAATAGGTATATCAGTTGTTATAGTTGGAACAATGAAAGCTAAAGGGCTCTTACAGAAGGACTTTCGACAGGCTAGACGTTCAGCTGATGTTGGTAACATTGTATGGCAGCAAATGAATAGGGACGAAAACTGGGACGTCTTTATGATGAGTCTTTGGGAATATCAGTGGACTAAAAATGTTACACCTCTTACCGAGGATTTTTCCAAAATTCTATATGAAGAAAGCCAAGGAATAAAAGATATAGCTATTAAAATCTATATGATTGCCCAAACTAACGCAATAGTTACAGGCTTAGAAACAATTACCGAACCATTAATTAGAAGCATTATTAATAATGAATTAAGTATAGTTAAACCAATGATTGATGCTTTAAAAAAAGGTGACATAAATCGACTGTTGCTGTATGATGATTTAAATCCATTTGATGTTGAAAATTATATCAATGAACAAATTGAGTATGAAAACATCAAAGAAAAAATGAGAAGTAAAGCTATTGATGAACAAAAGAAAGTCCAAAACGAGAATCGTTCAATATCTGCTAAAGTAATAATGTCGCTTGTGAATTTGGGAATTGAGCCAGAAATTGCAGAACAAACAACTGAGTCAATAATTAAAAAGAAGAAAAACTATAAGGAAACTGAATTAATGCAGGTGGTTTTATCACAGGTTGAGAAAAAGAAAGAAGAAACACGAGAACCAACTAATAAAGATAAAAAGGGACTTGAATGCCGGTTGAAATCGGTTATAGAAAATGGGAGGAACCAGAAGCAAACTGCCTATGAATCATTGTTAGAAAAAGGGTATATAGCTTCTCCGAGTGAAGACTTTTTGTGA